A genomic window from Indicator indicator isolate 239-I01 chromosome 10, UM_Iind_1.1, whole genome shotgun sequence includes:
- the RGS18 gene encoding regulator of G-protein signaling 18 isoform X1 gives MENPLLLFPQLNISASKEKPYYKVMKSTIKEEPHKASKPGAKQKRNRLSLLLQKSEFHEGDHLSKPGSLTKAASVSPEEAVKWGESFDKLLSEKAGLDAFTKFLKTEFSEENIEFWMACEDYKKSKTSHELLPKAKTIYETFIQKDAPKEVNLDFQTKEVTSQNIEQPILTTFDAAQNTVYRLMEQDSYPRFLRSDPYLSLLKGRNPNRPALRRRSRSFTVNDFKGVRPDFTVW, from the exons ATGGAGAACCCACTTCTTTTATTTCCCCAACTAAACATTTCTGCTTCAAAGGAGAAACCCTATTACAAAGTCATGAAGTCAACAATTAAAGAAGAGCCACATAAAGCAAGCAAGCCTGG AGctaaacagaagagaaataggctgagccttctcctccagaaatCTGAATTCCATGAAGGGGATCATCTGAGCAAACCTGGCAGCTTGACAAAAGCAGCAAG TGTGTCTCCTGAAGAGGCGGTGAAATGGGGAGAATCTTTTGACAAACTGCTTTCTGAGAAAG ctggaTTGGATGCCTTTACAAAGTTCCTGAAAACTGAGTTCAGCGAGGAGAACATTGAGTTCTGGATGGCTTGTGAGGATTACAAGAAGAGCAAAACTTCACATGAACTTTTGCCAAAAGCTAAGACAATTTACGAAACATTCATACAGAAAGATGCTCCAAAAGAG gtGAACCTGGACTTTCAGACCAAAGAAGTCACAAGTCAGAACATCGAACAACCCATCCTCACCACCTTTGATGCAGCACAAAACACTGTCTACAGGCTGATGGAGCAAGACAGCTACCCACGCTTCCTGAGATCTGATCCATACTTAAGTTTGCTTAAGGGGAGGAATCCCAACCGCCCTGCCCTGAGGAGACGATCGCGCTCTTTTACTGTCAACGATTTCAAGGGTGTACGACCAGACTTCACTGTTTGGTAG
- the RGS18 gene encoding regulator of G-protein signaling 18 isoform X2: protein MENPLLLFPQLNISASKEKPYYKVMKSTIKEEPHKASKPGAKQKRNRLSLLLQKSEFHEGDHLSKPGSLTKAASSVSPEEAVKWGESFDKLLSEKAGLDAFTKFLKTEFSEENIEFWMACEDYKKSKTSHELLPKAKTIYETFIQKDAPKEVNLDFQTKEVTSQNIEQPILTTFDAAQNTVYRLMEQDSYPRFLRSDPYLSLLKGRNPNRPALRRRSRSFTVNDFKGVRPDFTVW from the exons ATGGAGAACCCACTTCTTTTATTTCCCCAACTAAACATTTCTGCTTCAAAGGAGAAACCCTATTACAAAGTCATGAAGTCAACAATTAAAGAAGAGCCACATAAAGCAAGCAAGCCTGG AGctaaacagaagagaaataggctgagccttctcctccagaaatCTGAATTCCATGAAGGGGATCATCTGAGCAAACCTGGCAGCTTGACAAAAGCAGCAAG CAGTGTGTCTCCTGAAGAGGCGGTGAAATGGGGAGAATCTTTTGACAAACTGCTTTCTGAGAAAG ctggaTTGGATGCCTTTACAAAGTTCCTGAAAACTGAGTTCAGCGAGGAGAACATTGAGTTCTGGATGGCTTGTGAGGATTACAAGAAGAGCAAAACTTCACATGAACTTTTGCCAAAAGCTAAGACAATTTACGAAACATTCATACAGAAAGATGCTCCAAAAGAG gtGAACCTGGACTTTCAGACCAAAGAAGTCACAAGTCAGAACATCGAACAACCCATCCTCACCACCTTTGATGCAGCACAAAACACTGTCTACAGGCTGATGGAGCAAGACAGCTACCCACGCTTCCTGAGATCTGATCCATACTTAAGTTTGCTTAAGGGGAGGAATCCCAACCGCCCTGCCCTGAGGAGACGATCGCGCTCTTTTACTGTCAACGATTTCAAGGGTGTACGACCAGACTTCACTGTTTGGTAG